The Thermococcus sp. 21S7 genome has a window encoding:
- a CDS encoding sugar ABC transporter permease has protein sequence MKKTTMIALFLILPGIAAFLFFNMWPILYSIYLAFTNAQLGNFPIQAPQAPKLAFVGLDNFRWILSDEKFRNAFLWTWLFVLTSVTFKILAGIFLSLLYNSKYVKGKMIYRSLLIIPWALPLLFSVTVWKFMFDPIFGPINQMLKSLGVQTLPNWINDPFWAFLALNIIEVWLAYPFMITVITAALQSVPDTLVEAAIIDGASYWQRIRHVVLPIVGKPIAFATILTSAASFQYFMVPYIYNAGLFEDKFILLYGFRKAFGSTPHYGRAAAVMVIATLVLAVYMYINVKVTKLQEGAKG, from the coding sequence ATGAAAAAAACCACAATGATTGCCCTGTTTTTAATCCTGCCAGGAATAGCAGCGTTTCTGTTCTTCAACATGTGGCCGATACTGTACTCGATATACCTCGCCTTCACAAACGCCCAGCTCGGAAACTTTCCGATTCAGGCACCACAGGCACCGAAGCTGGCCTTCGTGGGACTCGACAACTTCAGATGGATACTGAGTGATGAGAAGTTCAGGAACGCCTTCCTCTGGACGTGGCTGTTTGTGCTGACTAGCGTCACCTTTAAGATCCTGGCAGGGATATTCCTCAGCCTGCTCTACAACAGCAAGTATGTGAAGGGCAAAATGATATATCGCTCGCTTTTGATAATCCCCTGGGCACTTCCCCTCCTGTTCTCCGTCACCGTGTGGAAGTTTATGTTCGACCCGATTTTCGGGCCAATAAACCAGATGCTCAAATCGCTGGGGGTTCAAACCCTTCCCAACTGGATTAACGATCCATTCTGGGCGTTTCTGGCCCTTAACATCATCGAGGTATGGCTGGCGTATCCGTTCATGATAACCGTCATAACCGCCGCCCTCCAGTCGGTTCCGGATACGCTGGTCGAGGCGGCGATAATAGACGGCGCCAGCTACTGGCAGAGGATAAGGCACGTGGTTCTGCCCATAGTCGGAAAACCGATAGCCTTCGCGACAATACTCACCAGCGCGGCCAGCTTCCAGTACTTCATGGTGCCCTACATCTACAACGCCGGCCTCTTCGAGGACAAGTTCATACTGCTCTACGGTTTCAGGAAGGCCTTCGGCTCAACGCCCCACTACGGGAGGGCAGCGGCGGTCATGGTAATAGCAACCCTTGTTCTGGCCGTGTACATGTACATCAACGTTAAGGTAACCAAGCTCCAGGAGGGTGCCAAAGGATGA
- a CDS encoding extracellular solute-binding protein, with product MKKGLFALLLVGVLVLSVVASGCISSEGESPTSTTTASQSKTTTSSPSGTATTTTTATTPPETECGSGKVVIWHAMQPNELQVFQSLAEEYMAMCPDVEIVFEQKPNLEDALKAAIPTGKGPDLFIWAHDWIGKFAEAGLLEPIDDYVTDDIVNEFAPMAQEAMQYKGHFYAMPFAAETVAIIYNKDMVSEPPKTFDEMKAIMEKYSDPDNEKYGIAYPINAYFVSAFAQAFGGYYFDDKTEQPGLDKPETIEGFEFFFQNIWPYMAPTSDYNTQQSIFLEGRAPMMVNGPWSINDVKKAGMNFGVVPLPPITKDGKEYWPRPYGGVKDIYFAAGIKNKDAAWKFVKWFTTSPEVIKELSIQLGYIPVLTPVLNDPDIKSDPVIYGFGQAVQHAYLMPKSPKMGAVWGGVDGAINDILKDPATADIPAILKEYQQEILNNIGG from the coding sequence ATGAAGAAGGGATTGTTTGCCCTGCTTTTGGTTGGAGTTTTGGTTTTAAGTGTCGTGGCCAGCGGCTGTATTTCCTCCGAGGGAGAGAGCCCGACCAGCACCACCACGGCCAGCCAGAGCAAAACAACCACGTCAAGCCCAAGCGGGACCGCGACCACAACGACCACGGCAACAACGCCGCCCGAAACCGAGTGCGGCAGTGGAAAGGTCGTCATATGGCACGCCATGCAGCCCAACGAGCTCCAGGTCTTCCAGAGCCTGGCGGAGGAGTACATGGCCATGTGCCCGGACGTCGAGATAGTCTTCGAGCAGAAGCCCAACCTTGAGGATGCCCTTAAGGCCGCAATCCCAACCGGCAAGGGCCCAGACCTGTTTATATGGGCTCACGACTGGATTGGAAAGTTCGCCGAGGCCGGGCTTCTCGAACCAATTGACGATTACGTTACTGATGACATCGTCAACGAGTTCGCCCCGATGGCCCAGGAGGCCATGCAGTACAAGGGGCACTTCTACGCCATGCCCTTCGCTGCCGAGACCGTTGCGATCATCTACAACAAGGACATGGTGAGCGAGCCGCCCAAGACCTTCGACGAGATGAAGGCCATAATGGAGAAGTACAGCGACCCCGATAACGAGAAGTACGGAATAGCCTACCCAATAAACGCCTACTTCGTTTCGGCCTTCGCCCAGGCCTTTGGAGGCTACTACTTTGACGACAAGACCGAGCAGCCGGGTCTCGACAAGCCCGAAACCATAGAGGGCTTTGAGTTCTTCTTCCAGAACATCTGGCCGTACATGGCCCCAACCTCCGACTACAACACCCAGCAGAGCATATTCCTTGAGGGCCGCGCCCCAATGATGGTCAACGGCCCGTGGAGCATAAACGACGTTAAAAAGGCGGGGATGAACTTCGGCGTCGTTCCGCTTCCGCCCATAACCAAGGATGGAAAGGAGTACTGGCCGAGGCCCTACGGTGGAGTCAAGGACATCTACTTCGCCGCGGGAATTAAGAACAAGGATGCCGCCTGGAAGTTCGTCAAGTGGTTCACGACCAGCCCGGAGGTCATCAAGGAGCTCTCAATCCAGCTTGGCTACATCCCGGTTCTCACGCCGGTGCTCAACGACCCGGACATCAAGAGCGACCCTGTCATCTACGGCTTCGGACAGGCCGTCCAGCACGCCTACCTCATGCCGAAGAGTCCGAAGATGGGCGCCGTCTGGGGCGGCGTTGACGGGGCCATCAACGATATACTCAAGGACCCGGCCACCGCTGACATACCTGCCATACTCAAGGAGTACCAGCAGGAGATTCTGAACAACATTGGGGGCTAA
- a CDS encoding TrmB family transcriptional regulator — MKEEEIIEKLQKLGLTKYESLAYITLLKLGPSKATDITKESGIPHTRVYDVLSSLHRKGFVDVMHGSPRLYKPVNPEVVLEKIKEDFIEDIENLKVAFLDLYREVHGEELPEIWTIQGFDNTVERAEYVIRTAKHEVLINTPFEFLKLLKSEIRARKDIIFVIISNFEEIPDWLKRDNIILARTGGAPWLMASWIIGDINYALFFGALPRDKRREKFYSFWAKSPKIIQNYMHWFYTIYFDNSEIVKTINYESLPKPLSLVNIRTLITLLKFVQLPKKAEIVGRLVDTKEPITLDGEITAYEYTPLMANVTARADGREWKVGGIGSYFEDIEGEKFILLE; from the coding sequence ATGAAGGAAGAGGAAATCATTGAAAAACTTCAGAAGCTCGGTCTCACCAAGTACGAGAGCCTGGCGTACATAACCCTTCTCAAGCTCGGCCCGAGCAAGGCCACCGACATAACGAAGGAGAGCGGCATTCCCCACACGAGGGTTTACGACGTCTTGAGTTCCCTCCACAGGAAGGGATTCGTTGACGTCATGCACGGCTCCCCGAGACTCTACAAGCCCGTCAACCCAGAGGTGGTTCTGGAGAAGATAAAGGAGGACTTCATCGAGGACATCGAGAACCTTAAGGTCGCTTTTCTCGACCTCTACCGCGAGGTTCACGGGGAAGAACTGCCTGAGATCTGGACTATTCAGGGATTCGATAACACCGTTGAGCGGGCGGAGTACGTCATAAGGACCGCCAAGCACGAGGTTCTCATAAACACCCCCTTCGAGTTTCTCAAGCTCCTCAAGAGTGAGATACGCGCAAGGAAGGACATCATCTTCGTCATCATAAGCAACTTCGAGGAGATACCCGACTGGCTGAAGAGGGACAACATAATCCTCGCCAGAACCGGCGGCGCCCCATGGCTCATGGCCAGCTGGATAATCGGCGATATAAACTACGCCCTCTTTTTCGGCGCCCTTCCGAGGGACAAGAGGCGCGAGAAGTTCTACTCATTCTGGGCCAAGAGCCCCAAGATAATCCAGAACTACATGCACTGGTTCTACACCATCTACTTCGACAACAGCGAGATTGTTAAGACCATCAACTACGAATCCCTGCCGAAGCCCCTCTCGCTCGTGAACATAAGGACGCTGATAACCCTCCTGAAGTTCGTTCAGCTTCCCAAGAAGGCTGAGATAGTCGGAAGGCTCGTTGACACCAAGGAGCCGATAACACTCGACGGGGAGATTACAGCCTACGAGTACACGCCGCTGATGGCCAACGTAACGGCCAGAGCCGACGGCAGGGAGTGGAAGGTCGGCGGCATCGGCAGCTACTTTGAGGACATCGAAGGGGAGAAGTTCATCCTTCTTGAATGA
- a CDS encoding ABC transporter substrate-binding protein: MSTALRKPLWGIVLVGLVVFGVVASGCIGGTTESTAGTQSAKLEGKIVFAVGGAPNEIEYWKQVITEFEKAYPGVTVELKRQATDTDQRRLDLVNALRAKSSDPDVFLMDVAWLGQFISSGWLEPLDSYVQKDNYDLSVFFQSVVNLADKQNGNLWALPVYVDAGLLYYRTDLLKKYGYDKPPETWDQLVEMAQSIQQGERKDNPNFWGFVWQGKQYEGLVCDFVEYVYSNGGELGYFKDGKWVPTLNKPENVQALQFMVDLIHKYKISPPSTYTEMTEEPVRLTFQQGNAAFERNWPYAWGLHNANDSPVRGKVGIAPLPHFPGHKSAATLGGWHIGINRYSDNKEIAWAFVKFVESYEQQKNFAIKLGWNPGRTDVYDDSDVLKAAPYLKDLRSVFENAVPRPIVPYYPQLSQILQKYVNAALAGSMSPQKALDEAQKEAEELVKQYG, encoded by the coding sequence ATGAGTACTGCATTAAGGAAGCCCCTCTGGGGGATAGTTCTGGTCGGTCTGGTGGTTTTTGGTGTCGTTGCCAGTGGGTGCATTGGTGGAACTACCGAGTCCACGGCAGGCACACAGAGCGCCAAGCTTGAAGGAAAGATTGTGTTCGCGGTCGGCGGTGCCCCAAACGAAATTGAGTACTGGAAACAGGTTATCACCGAGTTTGAAAAGGCATATCCTGGAGTTACTGTTGAGCTCAAGAGACAGGCTACGGATACGGATCAGAGGAGACTTGACCTGGTAAACGCACTGAGGGCCAAATCCAGCGATCCCGACGTTTTTCTGATGGACGTCGCGTGGCTTGGCCAGTTCATATCATCGGGGTGGCTGGAACCCCTTGATTCCTACGTCCAAAAGGATAACTACGACCTCAGCGTTTTCTTCCAGAGCGTCGTCAACCTGGCCGACAAGCAGAACGGCAATCTCTGGGCACTCCCTGTTTACGTTGATGCGGGTCTGCTGTACTACAGGACGGATCTCCTCAAGAAGTACGGTTATGACAAGCCTCCGGAGACATGGGATCAGCTCGTTGAGATGGCCCAGAGTATACAGCAGGGTGAGAGGAAGGACAACCCCAACTTCTGGGGTTTTGTGTGGCAGGGTAAGCAGTACGAAGGCCTCGTCTGTGACTTTGTTGAGTACGTATACAGTAACGGCGGCGAGCTGGGATACTTCAAGGATGGAAAGTGGGTTCCAACGCTGAACAAACCCGAGAACGTTCAGGCCCTCCAGTTTATGGTGGACTTGATACACAAGTACAAGATATCACCGCCGAGCACGTACACCGAGATGACCGAAGAGCCGGTCAGACTTACGTTCCAGCAGGGCAACGCCGCCTTTGAGAGGAACTGGCCGTACGCGTGGGGACTCCACAACGCCAACGACTCCCCTGTCAGGGGCAAGGTTGGGATAGCTCCCCTTCCGCACTTCCCGGGACACAAGAGCGCTGCCACTCTGGGCGGATGGCACATAGGTATAAACAGGTATTCGGACAACAAGGAGATCGCTTGGGCGTTCGTTAAGTTCGTTGAGAGCTATGAGCAGCAGAAGAACTTCGCCATAAAACTCGGCTGGAACCCCGGAAGAACCGATGTCTACGACGATTCCGATGTGCTGAAGGCCGCGCCTTACCTGAAGGACCTCAGGAGCGTCTTTGAGAACGCGGTTCCGAGGCCCATCGTTCCCTACTACCCGCAGCTCAGCCAGATTCTGCAGAAGTACGTGAATGCGGCCCTTGCCGGCAGCATGAGTCCGCAGAAGGCCCTTGATGAGGCCCAGAAAGAGGCGGAGGAACTGGTTAAGCAGTACGGCTGA
- a CDS encoding alpha amylase N-terminal ig-like domain-containing protein: MYKIFGFKPDDRFGRVAEVEFSVPARGSYAYLLGSFNAFNEGSFRMRRKRNRWSIKLGLPEGIWHYCFSLDGEFLLDPENPERETYRRLSYKFEKKVSVARIVGEGEFFHRPSATYLYSFAGRTHVVFRALKGKAQRVVIRTGNAETKMRAKAHDELFEYFEAVLSGEGPLEYSFVVESMGKTIEYGPFNAEPYKFRAPMWVFERVFYQIMPDRFDRGLPGTPIGRAFRRDEFHGGDLAGITKRLDHLEDLGVNALYLTPIFESTTYHRYDVTDYFRIDRKLGGWGAFRELVRKLKERDIRIVLDGVFHHTSFFHPYFQDVVMRGKNSRYGDFYRVISFPVVPEEFMEILKSDESWGERYKKLKGLNWNYESFYSVWLMPRLNHDSPAVKRFIEDVMLYWLEKGTDGWRLDVAHGVPPGLWREIRRAMPERAYLVGEVMDDARLWTFDVFHGTMNYPLYELILRFFVEREIDAGEFLNGLELLSAHLGPAEYAMYNFLDNHDTERFIDLVGDERKYLCALAFLMTYKGVPSIFYGDEIGLNGGGEGLSAGRTPMKWNAEEWNLNVLKATKELVRLRRESRALQLGEFRPRAFKKGLILYERTYGGERVLVGINYSEETAVVNVPREYAPAKGGDKRMELAPWSFIVLTK, encoded by the coding sequence GTGTATAAAATTTTCGGGTTCAAACCGGACGACCGCTTCGGCAGGGTCGCCGAGGTGGAGTTCTCGGTACCCGCGAGGGGAAGCTACGCCTATCTCCTCGGCAGCTTCAACGCATTCAACGAGGGCAGCTTTAGGATGCGGCGGAAAAGGAACAGATGGAGCATAAAGCTGGGGCTCCCCGAGGGAATCTGGCATTACTGCTTTTCTCTGGACGGAGAGTTTTTGCTCGATCCCGAGAATCCAGAGAGGGAAACCTACAGACGCCTCTCATACAAATTCGAGAAGAAAGTGAGCGTGGCGAGGATAGTCGGGGAGGGGGAGTTCTTCCACAGACCGAGCGCCACCTACCTCTACTCCTTCGCAGGGAGAACCCACGTGGTTTTCCGCGCACTGAAGGGAAAGGCACAGAGGGTTGTCATACGAACAGGGAACGCGGAAACCAAGATGAGAGCCAAGGCGCACGATGAACTCTTTGAGTACTTCGAGGCGGTTCTGTCCGGCGAGGGGCCTCTGGAGTACTCCTTTGTTGTAGAATCAATGGGGAAAACCATCGAATACGGCCCATTTAATGCCGAACCCTATAAATTCCGGGCTCCTATGTGGGTTTTCGAACGTGTCTTCTATCAGATAATGCCCGATAGGTTCGACAGAGGCCTGCCAGGGACACCAATAGGGAGAGCGTTCAGGAGGGATGAGTTTCACGGCGGGGATTTAGCCGGGATAACAAAGAGGCTTGACCACCTCGAAGACCTCGGCGTAAACGCGCTCTACCTCACCCCGATATTCGAGTCCACGACGTACCACCGGTACGACGTCACCGACTACTTCAGGATCGACAGGAAGCTCGGAGGGTGGGGGGCCTTCAGGGAGCTGGTAAGGAAGCTCAAAGAGCGGGACATCAGAATCGTTCTCGACGGGGTTTTCCACCACACGAGCTTTTTCCACCCCTACTTCCAGGACGTAGTCATGAGGGGAAAGAACAGCAGATACGGGGATTTTTACAGGGTTATCAGCTTCCCAGTTGTCCCGGAGGAATTCATGGAGATTTTGAAATCTGACGAATCCTGGGGTGAGAGATACAAAAAGCTCAAGGGGCTAAACTGGAACTACGAGAGCTTTTACTCCGTCTGGCTGATGCCGAGGCTGAACCATGACAGCCCGGCGGTAAAGCGGTTCATCGAAGACGTTATGCTGTACTGGCTTGAGAAGGGCACAGATGGGTGGCGGCTGGACGTCGCCCACGGTGTTCCCCCCGGACTCTGGAGGGAGATAAGGAGGGCCATGCCGGAAAGGGCATACCTGGTGGGAGAAGTGATGGACGACGCGAGGCTCTGGACCTTCGACGTCTTTCACGGCACCATGAACTATCCCCTCTACGAACTCATTCTCCGGTTCTTTGTGGAAAGGGAAATCGATGCGGGGGAGTTTCTCAACGGCCTGGAGTTGCTGAGCGCCCACTTGGGTCCCGCTGAGTACGCGATGTACAACTTCCTCGACAACCACGACACAGAGCGCTTCATCGATTTAGTCGGCGATGAAAGAAAGTATCTCTGCGCGCTGGCGTTTCTGATGACGTACAAGGGCGTCCCTTCGATATTCTACGGCGATGAGATTGGCCTCAACGGCGGAGGTGAAGGTCTGAGCGCCGGGAGAACACCGATGAAGTGGAACGCTGAAGAGTGGAACCTCAACGTGCTGAAGGCCACCAAGGAACTGGTCAGACTCAGGCGGGAGAGCCGGGCACTCCAACTGGGTGAGTTCAGGCCCCGGGCTTTCAAAAAAGGACTCATCCTCTACGAGAGGACTTACGGCGGCGAAAGGGTTCTCGTGGGAATAAACTACTCGGAGGAAACGGCTGTGGTGAATGTGCCCAGGGAGTATGCCCCCGCGAAGGGTGGGGACAAACGCATGGAACTGGCACCCTGGTCGTTCATCGTGCTGACCAAATGA
- the malF gene encoding trehalose/maltose ABC transporter permease MalF, whose amino-acid sequence MGGVKYTEEKFAYGMLFPMLAFVVLFIIVPVLGTFWVSLHRDVTFIQGFKFVGLNNYITVLGKREFWYSLFVTVSFSLVSVTLETLLGLAFALILNEGIRGRGILRAIVLIPWAVPTIISARTWELMYNYSYGLFNWMLSAVGLSGVNWLGTPLSAFFAVVLADVWKTTPFMTLLLLAGLQAIPGDTYEAAIIDGASMFQRFRHITLPLLKPVLIVAVTLRTIDALRVFDIIYVLTGGGPGGATTSVSLMAFNYYNLGDYGIGSAISILTFLTVLSFTVVYLRVGRFQEGLK is encoded by the coding sequence ATGGGCGGAGTGAAGTACACCGAGGAGAAGTTTGCTTACGGTATGCTGTTTCCCATGCTGGCATTTGTGGTGCTTTTTATTATAGTGCCCGTCCTTGGAACCTTCTGGGTAAGCTTACACCGGGATGTAACTTTTATTCAGGGTTTTAAATTCGTGGGACTCAATAATTATATTACCGTGCTTGGAAAGCGAGAATTCTGGTACTCCCTCTTCGTCACTGTGTCTTTCTCACTTGTGAGTGTGACCCTGGAAACTTTACTCGGTCTGGCGTTTGCCCTCATATTGAACGAAGGTATAAGGGGAAGGGGGATTTTGAGGGCGATAGTGCTGATTCCGTGGGCGGTTCCCACGATAATATCCGCCAGAACCTGGGAGCTGATGTACAACTACAGCTACGGCCTCTTTAACTGGATGCTGAGTGCAGTTGGGCTGAGCGGCGTCAACTGGCTTGGTACCCCTCTGAGCGCATTTTTTGCGGTGGTTCTTGCGGACGTGTGGAAGACGACACCTTTCATGACCCTTCTTCTCCTGGCGGGACTTCAGGCCATACCGGGGGACACTTATGAGGCCGCCATAATCGATGGGGCCAGCATGTTCCAGAGATTTAGGCACATAACCCTCCCGCTGCTTAAACCCGTTCTGATAGTTGCGGTTACCCTGAGGACGATAGATGCTCTAAGGGTGTTTGACATAATATACGTCCTCACCGGTGGAGGGCCCGGCGGGGCGACCACCTCCGTGTCCCTGATGGCGTTTAACTACTACAACCTCGGTGACTACGGCATTGGCTCCGCTATCTCAATACTCACCTTCCTAACGGTTCTGAGCTTTACCGTGGTGTATCTAAGGGTAGGGAGGTTCCAGGAGGGATTGAAATGA
- a CDS encoding ABC transporter permease subunit — MRGMRKGEALRSLVLTALAVLVMFIILFPVYYIFVVSITPGSTLATTEFKLIPQNVSLDSYREVLFGFKGNRISENFTGTIEGTAHIQDGKLYVMNGKLIGKVKYGPFTGLTFEIPLSSAVFEVSAGENVQGQLKGTVKGLFVLTKVNDDGSIGFGLVRNLEITNGKLEGTSFSGILLQGPTRRDYIVVRNSGKATFTRIGMFVNSLFFGYLKNSLIIAGLAVLLTLIFVVPAAYAFSRMKFFGRDHVLYFYLMFTQVAGGLGIAGLIALYGMIVKLGLYDKLPVLSFIYAAGSVPFNTWLLKGYIDSISPDFDEAALVDGASYLQIIRHVLLPMALPGIATVAIFAFIGGWTEFILASLLLTEKNQPLSVWIYLLMSGIGRGIDWSYFAAAALLFALPVFVMFMLAQNYIRSGLTIGGLKE; from the coding sequence ATGAGGGGCATGAGAAAGGGTGAGGCTCTGAGGAGCCTTGTGCTCACGGCACTGGCAGTGCTCGTGATGTTCATAATACTCTTCCCCGTCTACTACATCTTTGTTGTTTCAATAACGCCGGGCTCGACCCTTGCAACAACGGAGTTCAAGCTCATACCCCAGAACGTCAGCCTCGACTCCTACAGGGAGGTGCTCTTCGGTTTCAAGGGCAACAGAATAAGCGAGAACTTTACCGGAACCATCGAGGGCACCGCACACATTCAGGACGGAAAGCTCTACGTTATGAACGGCAAGCTCATCGGAAAGGTCAAGTACGGGCCTTTCACGGGGCTTACGTTTGAGATACCGCTGTCCAGTGCGGTCTTTGAGGTTTCTGCGGGCGAAAACGTGCAGGGACAGCTGAAAGGAACCGTTAAGGGACTGTTTGTACTCACCAAGGTCAACGACGACGGAAGCATCGGCTTTGGACTCGTCAGGAACCTTGAGATTACGAACGGCAAGCTTGAGGGGACGTCCTTCTCAGGAATACTCCTCCAGGGGCCGACCAGAAGGGACTACATCGTAGTCAGGAACTCCGGAAAGGCCACCTTCACACGCATAGGAATGTTCGTCAATTCACTGTTCTTCGGCTACCTCAAGAACAGCCTCATCATAGCCGGCCTAGCGGTGCTGCTGACCCTCATCTTCGTCGTCCCTGCGGCGTATGCCTTCTCGCGCATGAAGTTCTTCGGAAGGGACCATGTGCTGTACTTCTACCTGATGTTCACCCAGGTCGCCGGAGGTCTCGGCATAGCAGGATTGATAGCGCTCTACGGTATGATCGTTAAGCTCGGTCTCTACGACAAGCTGCCGGTGCTGTCCTTCATCTACGCCGCTGGAAGCGTCCCATTCAACACCTGGCTCCTGAAGGGCTACATAGACTCCATAAGCCCTGACTTCGACGAGGCAGCCCTGGTCGACGGCGCCAGCTACCTCCAGATAATACGGCACGTGCTCCTCCCCATGGCACTGCCAGGAATAGCGACCGTTGCAATATTCGCATTCATAGGAGGCTGGACAGAGTTCATCCTGGCAAGCCTCCTCCTAACGGAGAAGAACCAGCCCCTTTCAGTGTGGATATACCTGCTCATGAGCGGCATAGGCAGGGGAATAGACTGGAGCTACTTCGCCGCGGCTGCACTGCTCTTCGCCCTGCCGGTGTTCGTAATGTTCATGCTTGCGCAGAACTACATAAGGAGCGGCCTCACCATCGGAGGTCTGAAGGAATGA